The Agromyces atrinae genome window below encodes:
- a CDS encoding MerR family transcriptional regulator has product MSELSQSDGAYDLGLLFTDGMPEMDDASGYRGAVAARAAGISYRQLDYWARTELVEPTVRGASGSGTQRLYGFRDILVLKLVKRLLDTGISLQQIRIAVNQLREAGISDLAQTTLMSDGASVYLCTSNDEVIDLVSRGQGVFGIAVGKVLREVETSLVELDTQTVDPLDELAARRTTKTKKIS; this is encoded by the coding sequence ATGAGTGAGCTCAGCCAGAGTGACGGGGCGTACGACCTCGGACTGCTGTTCACCGACGGCATGCCCGAAATGGACGACGCGTCGGGCTACCGCGGCGCCGTCGCCGCTCGTGCCGCGGGCATCAGCTACCGCCAGCTCGACTACTGGGCACGCACCGAGCTCGTCGAGCCCACCGTGCGCGGCGCATCGGGTTCGGGCACGCAGCGCCTGTACGGCTTCCGCGACATCCTCGTCCTCAAGCTCGTGAAGAGACTGCTCGATACCGGCATCTCGCTCCAGCAGATCCGCATCGCGGTCAACCAGCTGCGCGAGGCAGGGATCAGCGACCTCGCCCAGACGACCCTCATGAGCGACGGTGCGAGCGTCTACCTCTGCACCTCGAACGACGAGGTCATCGACCTCGTCAGCCGCGGCCAGGGCGTCTTCGGCATCGCCGTCGGCAAGGTCTTGCGCGAGGTCGAGACGAGTCTCGTCGAGCTCGACACGCAGACCGTCGACCCGCTCGACGAACTCGCCGCCCGTCGCACGACGAAGACCAAGAAGATCTCCTAG
- a CDS encoding ParA family protein, with translation MHVLSVSSLKGGVGKTTVTLGLASAAFSRGIRTLVVDLDPQSDVSTGMDISVAGHLNVADVLASPKEKIVRSAIAPSGWALTTPGSTIDVMIGSPSAINFDGPHPSIRDIWKLEEALANVEADYELVLIDCAPSLNALTRTAWAASDRVAVVTEPGLFSVAAADRALRAIEEIRRGLSPRLQPLGIIVNRARVQSLEHQFRIKELRDMFGPLVLSPQLPERTSLQQAQGAAKPLHMWPGESAEEMARHFDQLLDRVLRTARIGEYAQQG, from the coding sequence GTGCACGTACTCAGCGTCAGCTCCCTCAAGGGCGGGGTCGGTAAGACCACCGTCACCCTCGGACTGGCGTCAGCGGCGTTCTCCCGGGGCATCCGTACACTCGTCGTCGATCTCGACCCGCAATCGGATGTCTCGACCGGAATGGATATCTCCGTCGCCGGTCATTTGAATGTCGCCGACGTCCTCGCGTCTCCGAAGGAGAAGATCGTCCGATCGGCCATCGCGCCGAGCGGCTGGGCCTTGACGACCCCGGGCTCCACCATCGACGTCATGATCGGCAGCCCGTCGGCCATCAACTTCGATGGACCGCACCCGTCGATCCGCGACATCTGGAAGCTCGAAGAGGCCCTCGCCAATGTCGAGGCCGACTACGAGCTCGTCCTCATCGACTGCGCCCCCTCGCTCAACGCGCTCACGCGCACGGCGTGGGCCGCGAGCGATCGCGTCGCCGTCGTCACCGAGCCCGGCCTGTTCTCCGTCGCGGCAGCCGACCGTGCCCTCCGCGCGATCGAGGAGATCCGCCGCGGACTCTCGCCGCGCCTGCAGCCCCTCGGCATCATCGTGAACCGAGCACGCGTGCAGTCCCTCGAGCACCAGTTCCGCATCAAGGAACTGCGCGACATGTTCGGGCCCCTCGTGCTCTCCCCCCAACTTCCGGAGCGCACGTCGCTCCAGCAGGCGCAGGGCGCCGCCAAGCCGCTGCACATGTGGCCCGGCGAGAGCGCGGAAGAGATGGCACGTCACTTCGACCAGCTGCTCGACCGCGTGCTGCGCACCGCCCGCATCGGCGAGTACGCCCAGCAGGGCTGA
- a CDS encoding pyruvate carboxylase encodes MFTKILVANRGEIAIRAFRAAYELGAKTVAVFPYEDRNSLHRLKADEAYEIGEPGHPVRAYLDVSEIIRVAKESGADAIYPGYGFLSENPELAQAARDAGIVFIGPPKEVLEMAGNKVTAKEHAIAAGVPVLGSTPPSRDIDLLISQADEIGFPIFAKAVAGGGGRGMRRVNTKDELRPALEEAMREADSAFGDATMFLEQAVLRPRHIEVQILADAEGGTVHLFERDCSVQRRHQKVIEIAPAPNLSDEVRQRLYSDAVAFAKSINYVNAGTVEFLLDTAGERAGEHVFIEMNPRIQVEHTVTEEVTDVDLVVSQMRIAAGESLADLGLEQENIRLRGAALQCRITTEDPMAGFRPDTGKITTYRSPGGAGVRLDGGTINPGAQISPHFDSMLAKLTCRGRDYATAVQRAKRALAEFRIRGVATNVSFLQAVLDDPAFEAGDLSTSFIDERPGLLKGRESKDRGTKILNWLADVTVNQPNGKAPTTVRPGDKLPNIDVSTPAPDGSRQRLLELGPVGFAAALRAQTPLAVTDTTFRDAHQSLLATRVRTRDLVAVAPYVARMTPELLSVEAWGGATYDVALRFLGEDPWERLAALREALPNINIQMLLRGRNTVGYTPYPTQVTDAFVREAQETGIDIFRIFDALNDVSQMRPAIDSVLDTGAAIAEVALCYTGDLLDPAEDLYTLDYYLRLAEQIVESGAHILAIKDMAGLLRPAAAEKLVGALRERFDVPVHVHTHDTAGGQLATLLAASRAGADAVDVASAPMAGTTSQPSASSLVAALAHTERDTGISLAAISDLEPYWEAVRRTYKPFESGLPGPTGRVYNHEIPGGQLSNLRQQAIALGLADDFERIEDLYAAADRILGRVPKVTPSSKVVGDLALHLAAVKADPADFAENPQNYDIPDSVVGFMAGELGDLPGGWPEPFRTKVLAGRDVRVGVAELSPEDVAALESDSETRRSTLNRLLFPAPTRQFEQIRELFGDLSMVETSDYLYGLTQASEHVVEIEKGVKLYVGLEAIGEADEKGMRTVMSILNGQLRPVFVRDRGITVESKAAEKADASQPGQVAAPFSGVVTLQVEVGAEVAAGQAVASIEAMKMEAAITSPVAGVVERLAVPPTQQVEAGDLLVVVRPR; translated from the coding sequence ATGTTCACGAAGATCCTCGTTGCCAATCGCGGTGAAATCGCTATTCGCGCATTTCGTGCCGCCTATGAGCTGGGAGCGAAGACCGTCGCCGTCTTCCCCTATGAGGATCGGAACTCGCTCCACCGGCTGAAAGCCGATGAGGCCTACGAGATCGGCGAGCCCGGTCACCCGGTGCGCGCGTACCTCGACGTCTCGGAGATCATCCGCGTCGCCAAGGAGAGCGGCGCCGACGCGATCTACCCGGGTTACGGCTTCCTCTCCGAAAACCCCGAGCTCGCTCAGGCCGCGCGCGACGCGGGCATCGTCTTCATCGGTCCGCCGAAGGAAGTCCTCGAGATGGCCGGCAACAAGGTCACCGCGAAGGAGCACGCGATCGCCGCCGGCGTCCCCGTGCTCGGATCGACGCCGCCGTCGCGCGACATCGACCTGCTCATCAGCCAGGCCGACGAGATCGGGTTCCCGATCTTCGCCAAGGCCGTCGCCGGTGGCGGCGGGCGCGGCATGCGCCGCGTCAACACGAAGGACGAGCTGCGCCCCGCGCTCGAAGAGGCGATGCGCGAGGCCGACAGCGCCTTCGGCGACGCGACGATGTTCCTCGAGCAGGCCGTCCTCCGCCCTCGCCACATCGAAGTTCAGATCCTCGCCGACGCCGAGGGCGGAACGGTGCACCTCTTCGAGCGCGACTGCTCCGTGCAGCGCCGCCACCAGAAGGTCATCGAGATCGCGCCCGCCCCGAACCTCTCCGACGAGGTGCGTCAGCGGCTCTACAGCGACGCCGTCGCGTTCGCGAAGTCGATCAACTACGTCAATGCGGGAACCGTCGAGTTCCTCCTCGACACCGCGGGGGAGCGTGCCGGCGAGCACGTCTTCATCGAGATGAACCCGCGCATCCAGGTCGAGCACACCGTCACCGAAGAAGTGACCGACGTCGACCTCGTCGTCTCGCAGATGCGCATCGCGGCGGGCGAGAGCCTCGCCGACCTCGGTCTCGAGCAGGAGAACATCCGTCTGCGCGGCGCAGCCCTCCAGTGCCGCATCACGACGGAGGACCCGATGGCGGGCTTCCGGCCCGACACCGGCAAGATCACGACCTACCGCTCGCCCGGTGGTGCGGGTGTCCGTCTCGACGGCGGAACCATCAACCCGGGTGCGCAGATCAGCCCCCACTTCGACTCGATGCTCGCGAAGCTCACGTGCCGCGGCCGTGACTACGCGACCGCCGTGCAGCGCGCCAAGCGCGCCCTCGCCGAGTTCCGCATCCGCGGTGTCGCGACGAACGTCTCGTTCCTGCAGGCCGTGCTCGACGACCCGGCGTTCGAGGCGGGCGACCTCTCGACGTCGTTCATCGACGAGCGTCCCGGTCTCCTGAAGGGCCGCGAGTCGAAGGACCGCGGAACCAAGATCCTCAACTGGCTCGCCGACGTGACGGTCAACCAGCCGAACGGCAAGGCCCCGACGACGGTGCGCCCCGGCGACAAGCTGCCGAACATCGACGTGTCGACCCCGGCGCCCGACGGCTCGCGTCAGCGTCTGCTCGAACTCGGCCCCGTGGGCTTCGCCGCCGCTCTTCGCGCGCAGACCCCCCTCGCGGTGACCGACACGACGTTCCGCGACGCTCACCAGTCGCTGCTCGCCACCCGTGTGCGCACACGCGACCTCGTCGCGGTCGCCCCCTACGTCGCACGGATGACGCCCGAGCTGCTCTCGGTCGAGGCCTGGGGCGGTGCGACGTACGACGTCGCCCTCCGCTTCCTCGGCGAAGACCCGTGGGAGCGCCTCGCGGCCCTCCGCGAGGCCCTGCCGAACATCAACATCCAGATGCTCCTGCGCGGCCGCAACACGGTCGGCTACACGCCGTACCCGACGCAGGTGACCGATGCGTTCGTGCGCGAGGCCCAAGAGACCGGCATCGACATCTTCCGCATCTTCGACGCGCTCAACGACGTGTCGCAGATGCGCCCCGCGATCGACTCCGTGCTCGACACGGGCGCCGCGATCGCCGAGGTCGCCCTCTGCTACACGGGTGACCTGCTCGACCCCGCCGAAGACCTGTACACGCTCGACTACTACCTGCGCCTCGCGGAGCAGATCGTCGAGTCGGGTGCGCACATCCTCGCGATCAAGGACATGGCGGGTCTTCTCCGGCCCGCGGCCGCCGAGAAGCTCGTCGGCGCCCTGCGTGAGCGCTTCGACGTGCCCGTGCACGTCCACACCCACGACACCGCTGGCGGTCAGCTCGCGACGCTCCTCGCGGCGAGCCGTGCCGGTGCGGATGCCGTGGATGTGGCCAGCGCACCGATGGCGGGCACGACGAGCCAGCCCTCGGCATCGTCGCTCGTCGCGGCCCTCGCCCACACCGAGCGCGACACCGGTATCTCCCTCGCGGCGATCAGCGACCTTGAGCCCTACTGGGAGGCCGTGCGCCGCACCTACAAGCCGTTCGAGTCGGGACTGCCGGGGCCGACAGGCCGCGTCTACAACCACGAGATCCCGGGCGGACAACTGTCGAACCTGCGCCAGCAGGCGATCGCCCTCGGCCTCGCCGACGACTTCGAGCGCATCGAAGACCTCTACGCGGCCGCCGATCGCATCCTCGGGCGCGTCCCGAAGGTCACTCCCTCGTCGAAGGTCGTGGGCGACCTCGCCCTCCACCTCGCCGCCGTCAAGGCCGACCCGGCCGACTTCGCCGAGAACCCGCAGAACTACGACATCCCCGATTCGGTCGTCGGCTTCATGGCCGGCGAGCTCGGCGATCTGCCGGGCGGGTGGCCCGAGCCCTTCCGCACGAAGGTGCTCGCGGGCCGCGACGTCCGCGTCGGTGTCGCCGAGCTGAGCCCGGAGGACGTCGCCGCTCTCGAGTCCGACAGCGAGACCCGACGCTCGACGCTCAACCGTCTGCTCTTCCCGGCGCCCACGCGTCAGTTCGAGCAGATCCGTGAGCTCTTCGGCGACCTGTCGATGGTCGAGACGAGCGACTACCTCTACGGCCTCACGCAGGCGTCGGAGCACGTCGTCGAGATCGAGAAGGGCGTGAAGCTCTACGTCGGTCTCGAGGCGATCGGTGAAGCCGACGAGAAGGGCATGCGCACCGTCATGTCGATCCTCAACGGTCAGCTCCGTCCGGTGTTCGTGCGCGATCGGGGCATCACCGTCGAGTCGAAGGCCGCAGAGAAGGCGGACGCCTCGCAGCCCGGCCAGGTCGCCGCTCCGTTCTCGGGCGTCGTGACGCTCCAGGTCGAGGTCGGTGCCGAGGTCGCCGCAGGACAGGCCGTCGCGTCGATCGAAGCGATGAAGATGGAAGCCGCGATCACCTCGCCCGTCGCGGGTGTCGTCGAGCGGCTCGCCGTGCCCCCGACCCAGCAGGTCGAGGCCGGAGACCTGCTCGTCGTGGTGCGTCCGCGCTAG